In Zingiber officinale cultivar Zhangliang chromosome 8B, Zo_v1.1, whole genome shotgun sequence, a single genomic region encodes these proteins:
- the LOC122013964 gene encoding gibberellin 2-beta-dioxygenase-like — MVASTSPALEPIPLLPPPEAGTHFPGVPVVDLSHPGAGESIVAACQDFGFFKLTGHGIPLHLMQRLESATLEFFHSPQAEKEKANTADPFGYGNKRIGPNGDVGWLEYLLFPVAGDDPFSRAPMAASSFRSALAEYLRRVKELAREVLELMAEGLNCKERKIFSNLVMGEQSEGIIRLNHYPEFPQPEKQLDRSLTGFGEHTDPQVISVLRSNDSAGLQIALKDGSWVSVPPDHQSFFIIVGDSLQVLTNGRLRSVRHRVMANGVKCRVSMIYFLGVAPGEKIAPLGEVMEEGEQSKYREFTWNQYKKAACRTRLGDDRLGQFEK, encoded by the exons ATGGTAGCCTCGACCAGCCCCGCTCTGGAGCCGATCCCCCTCCTCCCGCCTCCCGAGGCCGGAACTCACTTTCCCGGCGTCCCCGTCGTGGACCTCTCACATCCCGGCGCCGGGGAATCCATCGTGGCCGCGTGCCAAGACTTCGGCTTCTTCAAGCTCACCGGCCATGGCATTCCTTTGCATCTCATGCAACGTCTGGAGTCTGCTACGCTCGAGTTCTTCCACTCCCCGCAGGCTGAAAAGGAGAAGGCCAACACCGCCGACCCCTTCGGCTATGGCAACAAGCGAATTGGGCCCAACGGCGACGTCGGTTGGCTGGAGTACCTCCTCTTCCCCGTCGCCGGAGACGACCCCTTCTCTCGCGCTCCCATGGCCGCCTCCTCTTTCCG CTCTGCTTTGGCGGAGTACTTGCGGAGAGTGAAAGAACTAGCTCGCGAGGTGCTGGAATTAATGGCGGAGGGACTAAATTGCAAAGAAAGGAAGATTTTCAGTAACCTGGTGATGGGCGAGCAAAGCGAAGGAATCATCAGGCTCAATCACTACCCGGAGTTTCCACAACCGGAGAAGCAGCTCGATCGTAGCTTGACAGGGTTCGGAGAACACACGGACCCGCAAGTGATCTCTGTTCTTCGGTCCAACGACAGCGCAGGGCTACAGATCGCCCTCAAGGACGGGAGCTGGGTCTCCGTCCCGCCGGACCACCAGTCCTTCTTCATTATCGTCGGCGACTCTCTTCAG GTGCTGACGAACGGGAGGCTACGGAGCGTGAGGCACAGGGTGATGGCCAACGGCGTGAAGTGTCGAGTGTCGATGATCTACTTCTTGGGGGTTGCTCCGGGAGAGAAGATTGCGCCATTGGGGGAGGTGATGGAGGAGGGGGAGCAGAGCAAGTACAGGGAGTTCACGTGGAACCAGTATAAGAAGGCTGCATGCAGAACGAGGCTGGGGGACGACAGGCTAGGCCAGTTCGAGAAGTAG